A region of Rhizorhabdus wittichii RW1 DNA encodes the following proteins:
- a CDS encoding Recombinase (PFAM: Resolvase, N-terminal domain; Recombinase), whose product MRARPPARSIAREARKLIRMRTLIYARFSSDLQNSRSIDDQIRICRERAEIEGWEIVDIFTDYAISGAAGIGESQRPGLNALLARVNNGGIDQVLAETTSRIARHQGDAYAIRERLNYAGVRLFTLADGEIDDIKGWVKGFLDAQQRKDLAFNIKRAQKGVVAEGRAPAGLAYGYKRANRFDERGNVIRGLRSIDDEQAAIVRRIFAEYAAGDTARDIAIRLNREGVPGPTGGTWRVSTITGDRQRQNGMLQNRLYAGVIVHNRTSKVVDPDSRRVRIRPNPESEWISEPAPQLRIIDEHVWQAVCDRRAAIAHVPMRLQRKPKRLLSGLAVCGVCGGGWVVVTPRKMGCGRERDGGGCTNNRMITVERLEARVLNGLQEKMLDPELVAIFVQEFHREAQTAAAERKTERARLERKLAEASRKVERLVSAFAAGAGEFEEIRAVLTKARADRDQAAEALSEIEADNVVALHPSILDDYRRQMSELAAALSTDPDLRDEAVPIVRGLIERVTVTPSEGPKGVDIEVTGKLANILSLAAGKAVRGPGMFLLERAKGIEPS is encoded by the coding sequence TTGCGCGCGCGGCCGCCCGCAAGGAGCATCGCGCGCGAAGCCAGAAAGCTGATTCGCATGCGCACCCTGATCTACGCCCGCTTCAGTAGCGACCTTCAGAACAGTCGATCGATCGACGATCAGATACGCATCTGCCGCGAGCGCGCGGAGATCGAAGGCTGGGAGATCGTCGATATCTTCACGGATTACGCAATCAGCGGCGCGGCCGGCATCGGCGAAAGCCAGCGCCCCGGCCTCAACGCGCTGCTCGCGCGGGTGAACAACGGCGGCATCGATCAGGTGCTTGCGGAAACAACCAGCCGGATCGCGCGCCACCAGGGCGACGCCTACGCGATCCGCGAGCGTCTGAATTATGCCGGCGTCCGCCTGTTCACCCTCGCCGATGGCGAGATCGACGACATCAAGGGATGGGTGAAGGGCTTCCTCGACGCCCAGCAGCGCAAGGACTTGGCCTTCAACATCAAGCGCGCGCAAAAGGGCGTGGTGGCCGAGGGGCGCGCGCCAGCCGGCCTCGCCTATGGCTACAAGCGCGCGAACCGTTTCGATGAACGCGGCAACGTGATCCGAGGCCTCCGGTCGATCGACGATGAACAGGCCGCGATCGTCCGTCGTATCTTCGCCGAATATGCGGCCGGCGACACCGCGCGCGACATCGCAATCCGATTGAACCGCGAGGGCGTGCCGGGGCCGACCGGCGGCACCTGGCGGGTTTCGACGATCACCGGCGATCGGCAACGGCAAAACGGGATGCTTCAGAACCGGCTCTACGCCGGCGTCATCGTCCATAACCGCACCAGCAAGGTGGTCGACCCTGACAGCCGCCGCGTTCGCATCCGTCCCAATCCGGAAAGCGAATGGATCTCGGAACCGGCGCCGCAACTGCGGATCATCGACGAACATGTCTGGCAGGCCGTGTGCGACCGGCGCGCGGCGATCGCGCATGTGCCGATGCGCCTGCAACGCAAGCCCAAGCGCCTGCTGTCAGGGCTGGCCGTCTGCGGCGTCTGCGGTGGCGGGTGGGTGGTGGTGACGCCCCGGAAGATGGGTTGCGGCCGCGAGCGTGACGGCGGGGGTTGCACCAACAATCGCATGATCACGGTGGAGAGGCTCGAAGCGCGGGTGCTCAATGGCCTTCAGGAAAAGATGCTCGACCCCGAACTGGTGGCGATCTTCGTCCAGGAGTTTCACCGCGAGGCCCAAACCGCCGCCGCCGAGCGCAAAACCGAGCGCGCCCGGCTCGAACGCAAGCTGGCCGAGGCGAGCCGCAAGGTCGAACGTCTCGTGTCGGCCTTTGCCGCTGGGGCGGGCGAGTTCGAGGAAATCCGGGCCGTGCTGACCAAAGCGCGAGCCGACCGCGACCAGGCCGCCGAGGCACTTTCCGAGATCGAGGCGGATAACGTCGTCGCCCTGCATCCCTCGATCCTCGACGACTACCGCCGGCAGATGTCCGAGCTTGCCGCCGCGCTGTCGACCGATCCGGACTTGCGCGACGAAGCCGTGCCGATCGTGCGCGGCCTGATCGAGCGGGTGACCGTCACGCCCAGCGAGGGACCGAAGGGCGTCGATATCGAGGTGACGGGCAAGCTTGCCAACATCCTGTCGTTGGCCGCCGGCAAGGCCGTTCGTGGCCCAGGTATGTTTCTGTTGGAGCGGGCGAAGGGAATCGAACCCTCCTAG
- a CDS encoding copper resistance B precursor (PFAM: copper resistance B precursor), which translates to MKALLILALPGLALAAPAVAQHAHDHGSGMAMPAPASQPAPAPTQDDPHAGHDMTPAAADPHAGHDMAPDAKPSAHRHGAPAPAPAADATGTDLPAGTAPPPQVQRDRLADRFWGAEAMARAQAHMLHEHGSMTQRQVILNLFERQFRDGRDGYRWDGQAWFGGDIDRFLLTTEGEATRGEGVEAGEVQALWSHALDPYWNLQAGVRQDVQRGPDRSYATVGVEGLAPYWFDLEARLFLSNKGDLLARFEGHYDQRITQRLVLQPRVEVELSAQDVPESGIGSGLSTIEAGLRLRYEIAREFAPYVGFNWERRFGDAARYARLAGEDVTSKGFVAGIRFWF; encoded by the coding sequence ATGAAGGCGCTCCTCATCCTCGCCCTGCCGGGCCTCGCGCTGGCCGCGCCGGCCGTCGCGCAGCACGCGCACGATCACGGGTCCGGCATGGCGATGCCCGCGCCGGCCTCCCAGCCGGCTCCGGCCCCGACGCAGGACGATCCGCACGCCGGTCACGACATGACGCCGGCGGCGGCCGATCCGCATGCCGGCCATGACATGGCGCCGGACGCCAAGCCGTCCGCGCATCGGCATGGCGCGCCCGCGCCGGCCCCGGCCGCCGATGCGACCGGCACCGACCTGCCCGCCGGAACCGCGCCGCCCCCGCAAGTCCAGCGCGACCGCCTCGCCGATCGCTTCTGGGGCGCGGAGGCGATGGCGCGCGCCCAGGCGCACATGCTCCACGAACATGGCTCGATGACGCAGCGGCAGGTGATCCTCAACCTGTTCGAGCGTCAGTTCCGCGACGGGCGCGACGGCTATCGCTGGGATGGGCAGGCCTGGTTCGGCGGCGACATCGACCGCTTCCTGCTGACCACCGAAGGCGAGGCGACGCGGGGCGAGGGCGTCGAGGCGGGCGAGGTGCAGGCGCTCTGGTCGCATGCGCTCGATCCCTATTGGAACCTGCAGGCGGGTGTCCGGCAGGACGTCCAGCGTGGGCCCGACCGCAGCTATGCGACCGTCGGCGTCGAGGGGCTCGCCCCCTATTGGTTCGACCTGGAGGCGCGGCTGTTCCTGTCGAACAAGGGCGACCTGCTCGCCCGGTTCGAGGGGCATTACGACCAGCGCATCACCCAGCGCCTGGTCCTCCAGCCGCGGGTGGAGGTCGAGCTGTCGGCGCAGGACGTGCCCGAGAGCGGCATCGGATCGGGCCTGTCGACGATCGAGGCGGGGCTACGGCTGCGCTACGAGATCGCCCGCGAGTTCGCGCCCTATGTCGGCTTCAACTGGGAAAGGCGGTTCGGCGATGCGGCCCGCTACGCCCGGCTGGCCGGCGAGGACGTGACCTCGAAGGGCTTCGTCGCGGGCATCCGCTTCTGGTTCTGA
- a CDS encoding copper-resistance protein, CopA family (TIGRFAM: copper-resistance protein, CopA family~PFAM: multicopper oxidase, type 1; multicopper oxidase, type 2; multicopper oxidase, type 3): MNRSWDRRAMLRAGILGATAAGLGQWPAWAQTGTPGITDPLPEESGGDIHLRIGHATMRIDGRDRLAIGINGGAPAPILRLREGRPVRIRVDNSLDEETSLHWHGLILPFQMDGVPGVSFPGIAPRSSFTYEFPVVQAGTYWYHSHSGLQEQLGLYGPIVIDPAGTDPIASDRQHVVMLSDHSRLPPHVLFRKLKQEPGYFNMQRQTLAGLLAGRDQGLKDRLDWGAMRMDPTDISDVTGSTYDYLVNGHGPRDNWTALFRPGERVRLRLVNASAMTIFNVRIPGLKMTVVQADGLDVRPVAVDELQITVAETYDVIVEPAEDRAYTIVGEAVDRSGMARATLAPRLGMVAEVPPLRRRPVADMTDMGMDMSAMEGFEMDMSMRNPANAPSVAMGPGVQTLSPMPKDRTGEPGQGLADAGHKVLVYRDLVARERNPDVRAPTRSIDIHLTGNMERYMWSFDGKTLSEARDPIPIRVGERVRVNLINDTMMAHPIHLHGHFFELVTGHGDHAPRKHTVNVAPGGLVSFDVTGVEGDWAFHCHMLYHMHAGMMRVVQVRAEGGAA; the protein is encoded by the coding sequence ATGAACCGATCATGGGACCGGCGCGCGATGTTGCGCGCCGGCATATTGGGCGCGACGGCGGCCGGGCTGGGCCAGTGGCCGGCCTGGGCACAGACCGGCACGCCGGGCATCACCGACCCCCTGCCCGAGGAGTCGGGCGGGGACATCCACCTGCGCATCGGCCACGCGACGATGCGCATCGACGGCCGCGACCGGCTGGCGATCGGCATCAACGGCGGCGCCCCCGCGCCGATCCTGCGGCTGCGCGAGGGGCGGCCCGTCCGCATCCGCGTCGACAACAGCTTGGACGAGGAGACCTCGCTCCATTGGCACGGGCTGATCCTGCCCTTCCAGATGGACGGGGTGCCGGGCGTTTCCTTTCCCGGCATCGCGCCGCGATCGAGCTTCACCTACGAGTTCCCCGTCGTGCAGGCGGGCACCTATTGGTATCACAGCCATTCGGGCCTGCAGGAGCAGCTCGGCCTCTACGGGCCGATCGTGATCGATCCGGCCGGGACCGATCCGATCGCCAGCGATCGCCAGCATGTCGTGATGCTGTCCGACCACAGCCGGCTCCCGCCGCATGTGCTGTTCCGCAAACTCAAGCAGGAGCCCGGCTATTTCAACATGCAGCGGCAGACGCTGGCCGGCCTGCTGGCGGGCCGCGACCAGGGGCTGAAGGACCGGCTCGACTGGGGGGCGATGCGGATGGACCCGACCGACATCTCCGACGTCACCGGCAGCACCTACGACTATCTGGTCAACGGCCATGGCCCGCGCGACAACTGGACCGCGCTGTTCCGGCCGGGCGAGCGGGTGCGGCTGCGGCTGGTCAACGCCTCGGCGATGACGATCTTCAACGTCCGCATCCCCGGGCTGAAGATGACGGTGGTGCAGGCCGACGGCCTGGACGTCCGCCCGGTCGCCGTCGACGAGCTGCAGATCACCGTCGCCGAGACCTATGACGTGATCGTCGAGCCGGCCGAGGATCGCGCCTATACGATCGTCGGCGAGGCGGTCGACCGTTCGGGCATGGCCCGCGCGACCCTCGCGCCGCGCCTCGGCATGGTCGCGGAGGTGCCGCCGCTGCGCCGCCGCCCGGTCGCCGACATGACCGACATGGGCATGGACATGAGCGCCATGGAAGGCTTCGAGATGGACATGTCGATGCGCAACCCGGCCAATGCGCCGTCGGTGGCGATGGGGCCGGGCGTGCAGACCCTCTCGCCGATGCCGAAGGACCGGACCGGCGAGCCGGGGCAGGGCCTCGCCGATGCCGGGCACAAGGTGCTGGTCTATCGCGACCTCGTCGCGCGCGAGCGCAACCCCGACGTCCGCGCGCCGACGCGCTCGATCGACATCCACCTGACCGGGAACATGGAGCGCTACATGTGGTCGTTCGACGGCAAGACGCTGTCGGAGGCGCGCGATCCGATCCCGATAAGGGTGGGCGAACGGGTGCGGGTGAACCTGATCAACGACACGATGATGGCGCACCCGATCCACCTGCACGGCCATTTCTTCGAACTGGTCACCGGCCATGGCGACCATGCGCCGCGCAAGCACACCGTCAACGTAGCCCCGGGCGGGCTGGTCAGCTTCGACGTCACCGGGGTCGAGGGCGACTGGGCGTTCCACTGCCACATGCTCTACCACATGCATGCCGGGATGATGCGCGTCGTGCAGGTGCGGGCCGAGGGAGGCGCAGCATGA
- a CDS encoding amidohydrolase (PFAM: amidohydrolase; Amidohydrolase 3), whose translation MPQPFPPQCLASQRPPEPAETDVILRNAFLAATLLMSTATSAIAATTIVHAGRLIDGSGGAARERVSIVIDGDRIRAVEPGFVEARAGETVVDLSNRTVLPGLIDCHVHITMAFHPGDPIRRAVTRSAYDDLIDGVKDVRATLLAGFTSVRSVGDSTAAVVALKKAVTEGSIPGPRLWVAGEALGPTGGHSDPANGLIPDIAELPHARDAVIDSPEEARQTVRRLKREGADVIKIMPSGGVMSIGDDPNLQLMQDDEIKAVIDTAHSLDMKVAAHAHGKQAIDHAIELGVDSIEHGSFADAQSYKLFKQHGTYLVPTLLVGQRVYETAKAHPERLNPSTAQKAIAIAPMLQKNTHDAHAAGVKIAFGTDTFGLSAHGENAQEFKLLVAAGLSPMEAIETATGHAADLLGSKDVGLVQAGRFADLIAVTGDPLKDVAALEQVDFVMKGGDVVKADGKPVS comes from the coding sequence TTGCCCCAGCCTTTCCCGCCACAGTGCCTTGCTTCCCAACGACCCCCTGAACCAGCGGAGACCGACGTGATCCTGCGCAACGCCTTCCTTGCCGCCACCCTGCTGATGTCGACCGCGACCTCGGCGATCGCTGCGACGACGATCGTCCATGCCGGCCGGCTGATCGACGGCAGCGGCGGCGCCGCGCGCGAGCGCGTCTCGATCGTCATCGACGGCGATCGCATCCGCGCGGTCGAGCCCGGCTTCGTCGAGGCGCGCGCGGGCGAGACGGTGGTCGACCTGTCGAACCGCACCGTCCTGCCCGGCCTGATCGACTGCCATGTCCACATCACCATGGCCTTCCACCCCGGCGATCCGATCCGTCGCGCGGTGACGCGGTCGGCCTATGACGACCTGATCGATGGGGTGAAGGACGTGCGCGCGACCTTGCTCGCCGGCTTCACCTCGGTCCGCAGCGTCGGGGATTCGACCGCCGCCGTCGTCGCGCTCAAGAAGGCGGTGACCGAGGGATCGATCCCCGGCCCGCGCCTGTGGGTGGCCGGCGAGGCGCTCGGCCCGACCGGCGGCCACAGCGATCCCGCCAACGGCCTGATCCCCGACATCGCCGAGCTGCCGCACGCGCGCGACGCCGTGATCGACAGCCCCGAGGAGGCCCGCCAGACGGTCCGCCGCCTCAAGCGCGAGGGCGCCGACGTCATCAAGATCATGCCGTCGGGCGGCGTCATGTCGATCGGCGACGATCCCAATCTCCAGCTCATGCAGGACGACGAGATCAAGGCGGTGATCGACACCGCCCACAGCCTCGACATGAAGGTCGCGGCGCATGCCCATGGCAAGCAGGCGATCGACCATGCGATCGAACTGGGGGTCGATTCGATCGAGCATGGCAGCTTCGCCGACGCGCAGAGCTACAAGCTGTTCAAGCAGCACGGCACCTATCTGGTGCCGACCCTGCTGGTCGGCCAGCGCGTCTACGAGACCGCCAAGGCGCACCCCGAGCGGCTCAATCCCTCGACCGCGCAGAAGGCGATCGCGATTGCCCCGATGCTCCAGAAGAACACCCATGACGCGCATGCCGCGGGCGTGAAGATCGCCTTCGGCACCGACACCTTCGGCCTGTCGGCGCATGGCGAGAACGCGCAGGAGTTCAAGCTGCTCGTCGCCGCCGGCCTGTCGCCGATGGAGGCGATCGAGACCGCGACCGGCCATGCCGCCGACCTGCTGGGCAGCAAGGACGTCGGCCTCGTCCAGGCGGGCCGCTTCGCCGACCTGATCGCGGTGACCGGCGATCCGCTGAAGGACGTCGCCGCGCTCGAGCAGGTCGATTTCGTCATGAAGGGCGGCGACGTCGTCAAGGCGGACGGCAAGCCGGTTTCCTGA
- a CDS encoding transcriptional regulator, AraC family (PFAM: helix-turn-helix- domain containing protein, AraC type): MNDSPIRDHGAIDPTLGLMLDDDARTFLAGLAPDPLSGARRMPRMRPSDAEASGWFQGMTVRPGFSFVMTDVYRARSKEAMFVSDDHLKLHFKLDGPSAISGASRENMTVEPGVMAFLVQPPRTVKYETVREDARMRCITMVCSREFAGQFLSPVDGDLPAPIVEYLKGPVSRFAHGYIPLPPQLRALVEEMMALQGDSLGQLMLEAKALELLYLALRQLSGTSAAAPRERDRRKVQQLCALLDSKEGGAMNIAQLCREIAWNETQMMESFKQITGTTIASYRQRQRMEQALRQLRTTELSITEIAFDAGYEHPSNFATAFKRTFGFSPRAGRASLN, translated from the coding sequence TTGAACGACAGTCCGATCCGCGATCATGGCGCCATCGATCCGACGCTCGGGTTGATGCTCGATGACGATGCCCGGACATTCCTGGCCGGCCTGGCGCCCGATCCGCTGTCCGGCGCCCGGCGCATGCCGCGGATGCGGCCGTCCGACGCGGAGGCGTCGGGCTGGTTCCAGGGCATGACCGTCCGGCCGGGCTTCTCCTTCGTGATGACCGACGTCTATCGGGCGCGGAGCAAGGAGGCGATGTTCGTCAGCGACGATCATCTGAAGCTGCACTTCAAGCTCGACGGGCCGAGCGCGATCAGCGGCGCCAGCCGGGAGAACATGACCGTCGAGCCCGGCGTGATGGCCTTCCTGGTCCAGCCGCCGCGCACGGTGAAATATGAGACCGTGCGCGAGGATGCGCGGATGCGCTGCATCACCATGGTGTGCAGCCGCGAATTCGCCGGGCAGTTCCTGTCGCCCGTCGACGGCGACCTGCCGGCGCCGATCGTCGAATATCTCAAGGGCCCGGTCTCGCGCTTCGCCCATGGCTATATCCCGCTGCCGCCGCAACTCCGCGCGCTGGTCGAGGAGATGATGGCCCTGCAAGGCGATTCGCTCGGCCAGCTCATGCTGGAGGCCAAGGCGCTCGAGCTGCTCTACCTGGCGCTCCGGCAATTGTCGGGGACCAGCGCCGCCGCCCCGCGCGAGCGCGATCGCCGCAAGGTCCAGCAATTATGCGCGCTGCTCGACAGCAAGGAAGGCGGCGCGATGAACATCGCCCAGCTCTGCCGCGAGATCGCCTGGAACGAGACCCAGATGATGGAGAGCTTCAAGCAGATCACCGGCACGACGATCGCCAGCTATCGCCAGCGGCAGCGCATGGAGCAGGCGCTGCGCCAGCTCCGCACCACCGAGCTGTCGATCACCGAGATCGCGTTCGACGCCGGCTACGAGCATCCCAGCAATTTCGCCACGGCGTTCAAGCGGACCTTCGGCTTCTCCCCGCGGGCCGGGCGCGCCAGCCTGAACTGA
- a CDS encoding TonB-dependent receptor, plug (PFAM: TonB-dependent receptor; TonB-dependent receptor, plug) — MDRRFLRDLQKGTELMQPTFAKSISLPALLAITVSAVALAAPARAQDGVAADGDGGDIVVTARKARERLQDVPISVNALSGDQLRDRGAVDVKDVLRSVPGLSFSGTERGLGNYNIRGISTVASAPTVGIYLDDISLVTIATSFSGAFDPVFFDMERLEVLKGPQGTLYGGSSMGGAIKYVSARPKLNVIEGSVAAGIGTTAHGTASYNAEAVLNLPLVADKLSVRGGVFYRHDGGYVDNVAAGTVTNSRYSSTAPGYTPQAQPSLSTRNQANYNDADTYVGRLSLLWQPDESWSIRPAAFYQHYKLANPGQFFLGMPELTASYRIKQPTTDKAGIYSLAIDKELGAVQATSLTAYFDRKLDFVRDYSYFIGGLVPPLYPLTSRNLSASRTKTFSQELRLASNDPGARLTWIAGLYYSHQDDRLYQIAVTPGATPVIGTEVGYVGDTTTITKQYAAFGEATYKLLDNLDITAGVRLFQIKQIVDILGDGPFNGGLTQIVGRKSNEKGVNPKVGISYKVTRDNLIYASAAKGFRPGGPNRFQINPALCATDLARLGLTAAPNTFDSDNLWSYELGTKNQFGSSVLVNAALFYTDWKKIQQQINLSSCGFAFTGNAGSADVKGAELETRFNLTRAFQVGGTATYSDAKISTAALGTSAQDGDQVLAVPKWMLSGFASYSVEVADGWRGQIRGEYQYQSRSRRQFDRIQSVVFPGGVPGTAPNRAEFRQGYQVVNAFASVGDGETEVRLYLNNVFDVAPRLDTDLTGGSDRSTTIRPRTVGLEVRRRF, encoded by the coding sequence ATGGACCGAAGATTCCTGCGCGACCTTCAAAAGGGGACCGAATTGATGCAGCCCACCTTCGCCAAGTCCATTTCCCTGCCCGCCCTGCTGGCGATCACCGTCTCTGCCGTCGCGCTCGCCGCGCCGGCCCGCGCGCAGGACGGCGTCGCGGCCGACGGCGACGGCGGCGACATCGTCGTCACCGCCCGCAAGGCGCGCGAGCGCCTCCAGGACGTTCCGATCTCGGTCAACGCGCTGTCCGGCGACCAGCTCCGCGATCGCGGAGCGGTCGACGTCAAGGACGTGCTGCGCAGCGTCCCCGGCCTGTCCTTCTCGGGCACCGAGCGCGGCCTCGGCAACTACAACATCCGCGGCATCAGCACCGTCGCCTCGGCGCCGACGGTCGGCATCTATCTCGACGACATCTCGCTCGTCACCATCGCCACCTCGTTCAGCGGCGCCTTCGACCCGGTGTTCTTCGACATGGAGCGGCTGGAGGTGCTGAAGGGCCCGCAGGGCACGCTCTACGGCGGCAGTTCGATGGGCGGCGCGATCAAATATGTCAGCGCCCGGCCGAAGCTGAACGTGATCGAAGGCAGCGTCGCCGCCGGGATCGGCACCACCGCGCACGGCACCGCCTCCTATAATGCGGAGGCGGTGCTCAACCTGCCGCTCGTCGCCGACAAGCTGTCGGTGCGCGGCGGCGTCTTCTATCGCCACGACGGCGGCTATGTGGACAATGTCGCCGCCGGCACCGTCACCAACTCGCGCTATTCGAGCACGGCCCCCGGCTACACGCCGCAGGCGCAGCCGTCGCTGAGCACCCGCAACCAGGCCAACTACAACGACGCCGACACCTATGTCGGCCGCCTGTCGCTGCTGTGGCAGCCCGACGAGAGCTGGTCGATCCGGCCGGCCGCCTTCTACCAGCACTACAAGCTCGCCAATCCCGGCCAGTTCTTCCTCGGCATGCCCGAGCTGACCGCTTCCTACCGGATCAAGCAGCCGACCACCGACAAGGCGGGCATCTACAGCCTGGCGATCGACAAGGAGCTGGGCGCGGTCCAGGCGACCTCGCTGACCGCCTATTTCGACCGCAAGCTCGATTTCGTCCGCGACTACAGCTATTTCATCGGCGGGCTGGTGCCGCCGCTCTACCCGCTGACCAGCCGCAACCTGTCGGCCAGCCGCACCAAGACCTTCAGCCAGGAGCTGCGCCTCGCCTCGAACGATCCCGGCGCGCGGCTGACCTGGATCGCGGGCCTCTATTATTCGCACCAGGACGACCGGCTCTACCAGATCGCGGTCACCCCCGGCGCCACCCCGGTGATCGGCACCGAGGTCGGCTATGTCGGCGACACCACCACCATCACCAAGCAATATGCCGCCTTCGGCGAGGCGACCTACAAGCTGCTCGACAATCTCGACATCACCGCCGGCGTGCGGCTGTTCCAGATCAAGCAGATCGTCGACATCCTCGGCGACGGCCCGTTCAACGGCGGCCTGACCCAGATCGTCGGACGCAAGAGCAACGAGAAGGGCGTCAATCCGAAGGTCGGCATCTCCTACAAGGTGACGCGCGACAACCTGATCTACGCCTCGGCGGCGAAGGGCTTCCGCCCCGGCGGCCCGAACCGCTTCCAGATCAACCCGGCGCTGTGCGCCACCGACCTCGCCCGGCTGGGCCTGACGGCGGCGCCCAACACCTTCGATTCGGACAATCTGTGGAGCTATGAGCTGGGCACCAAGAACCAGTTCGGCAGCAGCGTCCTGGTCAACGCCGCGCTGTTCTACACCGACTGGAAGAAGATCCAGCAGCAGATCAATCTGTCGAGCTGCGGCTTCGCCTTCACCGGCAATGCCGGCAGCGCCGACGTCAAGGGCGCCGAGCTGGAGACCCGGTTCAACCTGACCCGCGCGTTCCAGGTCGGCGGCACCGCGACCTACAGCGACGCCAAGATCTCCACCGCCGCGCTCGGCACCAGCGCGCAGGACGGGGACCAGGTGCTCGCCGTGCCGAAATGGATGCTGAGCGGCTTCGCCAGCTACAGCGTCGAGGTGGCCGACGGCTGGCGCGGGCAGATCCGCGGCGAATATCAGTATCAGAGCCGCTCGCGCCGCCAGTTCGACCGGATCCAGTCGGTGGTCTTCCCCGGCGGCGTGCCCGGCACGGCGCCCAACCGCGCCGAGTTCCGCCAGGGCTATCAGGTGGTCAATGCCTTCGCCTCGGTCGGCGACGGCGAGACCGAGGTCCGCCTCTACCTCAACAATGTCTTCGACGTGGCGCCGCGGCTCGACACCGACCTGACCGGCGGATCGGACCGTTCGACGACGATCCGGCCGCGCACCGTCGGCCTCGAAGTCCGGCGGCGCTTCTAA